A genomic window from Triticum urartu cultivar G1812 chromosome 7, Tu2.1, whole genome shotgun sequence includes:
- the LOC125521317 gene encoding translation initiation factor IF-2, chloroplastic-like: protein MRIERINAKAGEGKVTLSSIAASISSGNQVGIDTHGLNVILKVDFQGSIEAIRQAIQALPQENVSLRFLLQAPGDVSLSDVDLAVASEGIVFGFNVKAPGSVKKYAKQKSVEIRLYKVIYDLIDDLRNAMEGLLDLAEEEVPLGSAKVRAVFSSGSGKAAGCMVTTGKVVEGCNVRVLHKGKEVYVGTLDSLRRVKETVKEVGAGLECGIGVDDFDDWEEGDVLEAFNTVKKARTLEEASATVTAALKGAGVQV from the exons ATGAGAATTGAAAGGATAAATGCGAAAGCTGGGGAAGGAAAAGTCACTCTCTCATCCATTGCAGCTTCCATTTCATCTGGGAATCAAGTAGGGATTGATACTCATGGGTTAAATGTCATACTTAAAGTTGATTTTCAG GGTTCAATTGAGGCCATTAGGCAAGCCATTCAAGCGCTGCCTCAAGAAAATGTCTCTTTGAGATTCCTACTTCAAGCTCCAGGAGACGTTAGCCTCAGTGATGTTGATCTGGCTGTTGCTTCGGAAGGAATTGTATTTGGTTTTAATGTCAAAGCTCCGGGGTCAGTTAAGAAATATGCTAAGCAGAAAAGTGTAGAGATTCGATTGTACAAAGTGATCTATGATTTGATAGATGATTTACGCAATGCCATGGAAGGGCTTCTTGACCTTGCTGAG GAGGAGGTACCACTCGGTTCAGCCAAAGTTCGAGCTGTTTTCAGTAGTGGCAGTGGAAAGGCAGCGGGTTGCATGGTTACTACAGGGAAAGTTGTGGAAGGCTGCAATGTTCGGGTTCTTCATAAAGGAAAAGAAGTTTATGTGGGTACACTTGATTCCTTGAGACGGGTGAAAGAAACTGTGAAGGAG GTTGGTGCAGGGCTAGAATGTGGTATTGGGGTAGATGACTTCGACGATTGGGAGGAAGGTGACGTCCTTGAGGCATTCAACACCGTGAAGAAGGCAAGAACGCTCGAGGAAGCCTCTGCGACTGTGACTGCTGCTCTCAAGGGTGCAGGCGTCCAGGTGTAG